In a single window of the Rhizobiaceae bacterium genome:
- a CDS encoding NAD(P)-dependent alcohol dehydrogenase — MKTSGYAATDATQPLVRYEFNRRDLRANDVSIEILYCGVCHSDLHMTRNDWGGAIYPCVPGHEIVGKVIGVGSEVARYKAGDMVAVGCMVDSCGKCDQCLRHEEQMCRQGVTLTYNGHDRITGDVTFGGYSKHIVVREEFVLSIPYKLDVSRAAPLLCAGITTYSPLRTWNVGPGSRVGVIGLGGLGHMAVKLAVGLGADVTVISRTDAKTADALALGADRVLVSGDAAAMAAAENAFDLIIDTIPVRHDISPYLPLLDIDSTLVIVGQLGLVDEHSTMPLLTGRRRISGSPIGGIAETQEMLDFCARMNILPDCETIAIQDINTAFERMERADVRYRFVIDMASLEAASTG, encoded by the coding sequence ATGAAGACCAGCGGCTATGCGGCGACTGACGCCACCCAACCTCTCGTGCGATATGAGTTCAACCGGCGAGACCTGCGCGCCAATGATGTATCGATCGAAATCCTCTATTGCGGCGTCTGCCACTCCGACCTGCACATGACCCGCAACGACTGGGGCGGCGCGATCTACCCTTGCGTTCCCGGCCATGAGATCGTCGGCAAGGTCATCGGCGTCGGCAGCGAGGTTGCGCGCTACAAGGCCGGCGACATGGTGGCCGTGGGCTGCATGGTCGACAGTTGCGGCAAGTGCGACCAGTGCCTTAGGCATGAGGAGCAGATGTGCCGGCAAGGCGTGACGCTCACCTACAACGGACACGACCGGATCACGGGCGACGTCACCTTTGGCGGCTATTCGAAGCACATCGTGGTACGCGAGGAGTTCGTGCTGTCGATCCCCTACAAGCTCGATGTGTCCCGCGCCGCGCCCCTGCTGTGCGCAGGCATCACCACCTATTCGCCGCTGCGCACGTGGAATGTCGGGCCGGGCAGCCGGGTCGGCGTCATCGGGCTCGGCGGCCTCGGCCATATGGCGGTCAAGCTGGCGGTCGGGCTCGGCGCGGATGTGACCGTCATAAGCCGCACCGACGCCAAGACCGCCGACGCGCTGGCGCTCGGCGCCGACCGCGTGCTGGTGTCCGGTGACGCGGCAGCGATGGCCGCAGCGGAAAACGCATTCGATCTCATCATCGACACCATTCCGGTGCGTCACGACATTTCGCCCTATCTGCCGTTGCTCGACATCGACTCCACACTGGTGATCGTCGGACAGCTCGGCCTCGTGGACGAGCACAGCACGATGCCGCTGCTGACAGGACGGCGGCGCATCTCCGGCTCACCCATCGGCGGGATTGCCGAGACGCAGGAAATGCTCGACTTCTGCGCCCGCATGAACATCCTGCCGGACTGCGAGACGATCGCCATACAGGACATCAACACGGCGTTCGAACGGATGGAGCGCGCGGATGTGCGCTACCGGTTCGTCATCGACATGGCATCGCTGGAAGCGGCTTCGACGGGCTGA
- a CDS encoding SDR family NAD(P)-dependent oxidoreductase, with protein sequence MTNSFGAESTTDDVLQGVDLSGKRILVTGVSAGLGVETARALVAHGADVVGAARDLEKARNATRVVREAAASGGGSLELVELDLASLSSVRACADALMAHGRPFDVIIANAGVMATPKGTTADGFETQFGTNHLGHFVLINRIASLLNDGGRVVNLSSAGHRYANVDLDDPGFEHTPYAPFVAYGRSKTANVLFAVEFDRRHKDRGVRATAVHPGGILTELARHMTKEELDAQIRATVTQPTDGEPPMKLKTVPQGAATSVWAAVVAPAAEVGGRYCLDCHVAEIDDKTARGGVKSYALDPDNAKALWAKSEEMVGERF encoded by the coding sequence ATGACAAATTCATTCGGTGCCGAATCGACCACGGACGACGTGCTTCAAGGTGTCGATCTTTCAGGGAAACGTATCCTCGTGACAGGCGTGTCCGCCGGGCTTGGCGTGGAGACGGCAAGGGCATTGGTGGCGCACGGGGCCGATGTGGTGGGCGCAGCGCGCGATCTGGAGAAAGCGCGAAACGCGACCCGTGTGGTGCGCGAGGCGGCAGCTTCCGGCGGCGGTAGCCTCGAACTGGTCGAGCTGGACCTTGCTTCCCTTTCCAGCGTGCGCGCCTGCGCGGACGCGCTCATGGCCCATGGCCGGCCCTTCGACGTCATCATCGCCAATGCCGGCGTCATGGCCACGCCCAAAGGCACGACGGCGGACGGTTTCGAGACCCAGTTCGGCACCAACCATCTCGGCCACTTCGTCCTCATCAACCGGATCGCATCCCTGCTGAACGACGGCGGGCGCGTGGTGAACCTGTCGTCGGCGGGCCACCGCTACGCCAATGTCGACCTGGACGATCCGGGTTTCGAGCACACGCCTTACGCGCCATTCGTCGCCTATGGACGTTCAAAGACCGCCAACGTCCTGTTCGCCGTGGAGTTCGACCGGCGGCACAAGGACCGGGGCGTGCGAGCCACCGCGGTGCATCCGGGCGGCATCCTCACCGAGCTGGCGCGGCACATGACCAAGGAAGAACTCGACGCCCAGATCAGGGCGACTGTCACCCAGCCGACGGACGGCGAGCCGCCAATGAAGCTCAAGACAGTCCCCCAGGGCGCCGCCACATCGGTATGGGCCGCCGTGGTCGCACCTGCGGCGGAGGTGGGCGGGCGCTACTGCCTCGACTGCCATGTCGCCGAGATCGACGACAAGACGGCGCGCGGCGGTGTGAAATCCTATGCGCTCGATCCCGACAACGCGAAGGCGCTGTGGGCGAAGAGCGAAGAAATGGTCGGCGAGCGGTTCTGA
- a CDS encoding AraC family transcriptional regulator, which yields MQHDLLSTMCSLVERHAGIAGRAEVYPGVSLFVARSVTCPTSTLYQPMFCLVLQGAKQVMIGDRLLRYDPASYFIATLDLPASGQVIEATEQSPYVCVSLALNRETIAALLPDVPARPEGQTAGFGVSPVTPQLLDPWFRLLTLLETPEDISVLAPMLEREILYRLLRGPQGGVLRQIARDDSRLSQVRQAITWIRTHFDEPLRVEALAEIAGMSPASFHRHFKAATAMSPLQYQKMLRLQEARRLMVVNADSARTAYTVGYESASQFSREYARMFGAPPTRDAVRLRGQGRAVLSE from the coding sequence ATGCAACATGATCTCCTCAGCACGATGTGCAGTCTGGTCGAGAGGCACGCCGGCATCGCCGGAAGGGCCGAGGTCTATCCCGGCGTGTCGCTGTTTGTCGCGAGATCGGTCACATGCCCGACCTCGACTCTCTATCAGCCGATGTTCTGCCTTGTGCTTCAGGGCGCGAAGCAGGTGATGATCGGGGATCGCCTGCTGCGCTACGATCCCGCCTCCTATTTCATCGCCACGCTCGACTTGCCGGCATCTGGACAGGTGATCGAGGCGACGGAACAAAGTCCCTATGTCTGCGTCAGTCTTGCGTTGAACAGGGAGACCATCGCTGCTCTCCTTCCGGATGTTCCGGCGCGGCCCGAGGGACAGACCGCAGGCTTCGGCGTCAGTCCCGTGACGCCGCAACTGCTCGATCCCTGGTTTCGGCTTCTGACCTTGCTGGAGACGCCGGAGGATATTTCCGTGCTCGCGCCGATGCTTGAACGGGAGATCCTGTATCGTTTGCTGAGAGGCCCGCAGGGTGGTGTGCTGCGCCAGATCGCCCGGGATGACAGCAGGCTGTCGCAGGTCCGGCAGGCGATTACCTGGATCCGCACGCATTTCGACGAACCGCTTCGCGTCGAGGCATTGGCAGAAATCGCGGGCATGAGCCCGGCGTCTTTCCACCGCCATTTCAAGGCTGCCACGGCGATGAGCCCCCTGCAATACCAGAAGATGCTCCGGTTGCAGGAAGCGCGACGGCTGATGGTGGTCAATGCGGACAGCGCACGGACCGCTTATACTGTCGGCTATGAGAGCGCGTCGCAGTTCAGCCGCGAATATGCGCGAATGTTTGGCGCGCCGCCGACGCGCGATGCCGTCCGCCTGCGTGGGCAAGGCCGCGCCGTCTTGAGTGAATAG
- a CDS encoding YdeI/OmpD-associated family protein yields MTKAFLHGTVHEAGEDLQAAVRSDPKHLALWENLTPLGRNEFICWVDDAKQPATRQRRIERTCEELLEGKKRPCCWAGCIHRTDKAPSRWQQAVLIDKKTRNRG; encoded by the coding sequence GTGACGAAGGCGTTTCTGCACGGCACGGTCCATGAGGCAGGCGAGGACCTGCAGGCCGCCGTGCGATCGGATCCGAAGCATTTGGCTCTGTGGGAAAACCTCACGCCACTTGGCCGCAATGAGTTCATCTGCTGGGTCGACGACGCAAAGCAGCCGGCGACTCGTCAGCGTCGCATCGAGCGCACCTGCGAGGAACTGCTGGAGGGAAAGAAGCGACCTTGTTGCTGGGCGGGTTGCATCCACCGGACCGACAAGGCGCCGAGCCGCTGGCAGCAGGCCGTGCTGATCGACAAAAAGACAAGGAATCGCGGTTAG
- a CDS encoding winged helix-turn-helix domain-containing protein, with the protein MAFQRYIFGPFVLDAGSGVLLEHGRPVAIGTKPFALLKALVVANGQVVPKVALMDAGWPNTNVEESNLTVQIAFLRKRLGIALDGDEWIATFPRIGYRFAGPLSIEHLDVPFTDPGRALEDAPTLAVLPFAYMGLDPEQAHFADGLVDDLITDLSKIAGLRVIASHSSFALKARSADEKSIARDLGARYVVSGSVRRSARQIRISVHLTETKMFRSLWAERFDGDLADVFHLQDQVVRSVVKELAKVLPLGSLSGDALLTRRRTANIDAYDFLVRGRVLVMQSPAGNDLARTLLLKASELDPNLAEAHAWLAISHYGAAIHYGEDFKANQTLGLDYVQKAMALDTHDAMAQSVLGFARLCEGQLEQAESSFQTALRINPNHADTMVNMANLRVLEGRPHDAVQMAEKALRLNPYPPGWYYWDIGFAYYAAGRYTQAVRVLRKEEIGRLPAKRILAASLAQLGQLAEAQEEARRFLEINPRFLASRWAATQPFRRDEDREHFIDGYIKAGLPL; encoded by the coding sequence ATGGCGTTCCAGCGCTACATATTTGGTCCGTTTGTGCTTGACGCCGGAAGCGGCGTCCTACTTGAGCACGGTCGTCCGGTTGCGATTGGAACCAAGCCCTTTGCACTGCTGAAGGCCTTGGTTGTGGCGAACGGTCAGGTGGTACCGAAGGTCGCCTTGATGGACGCCGGTTGGCCGAACACCAATGTCGAAGAAAGCAATCTGACGGTCCAGATCGCCTTCCTTCGAAAGCGGTTGGGGATCGCGCTTGATGGGGACGAATGGATCGCGACGTTTCCGCGTATAGGTTATCGGTTTGCAGGCCCACTGAGCATCGAACACCTCGATGTTCCATTTACCGATCCCGGCCGAGCGCTCGAAGATGCGCCCACCCTCGCCGTCTTGCCCTTCGCCTATATGGGCCTCGATCCAGAGCAGGCGCATTTCGCCGACGGCTTGGTAGACGACCTGATCACCGATCTTTCCAAGATTGCCGGTCTCCGCGTGATCGCAAGTCACTCGTCCTTCGCTCTCAAGGCGAGATCCGCAGATGAGAAATCAATCGCCCGGGACCTTGGCGCTCGCTATGTCGTTAGCGGGAGCGTGCGCCGTTCCGCGAGACAAATTCGAATCAGCGTCCATCTCACCGAGACGAAGATGTTCAGAAGCCTTTGGGCTGAACGCTTTGATGGCGATCTTGCCGATGTCTTTCATCTTCAGGATCAGGTTGTTCGCAGCGTCGTCAAGGAACTGGCGAAGGTCCTGCCGCTTGGTTCTTTGTCAGGTGATGCGCTGCTCACCCGACGCCGAACGGCGAACATCGACGCTTATGATTTCCTTGTTCGCGGACGCGTTTTGGTCATGCAATCGCCGGCTGGAAACGATCTCGCCCGCACTCTCCTTCTCAAGGCTTCCGAGCTCGATCCGAATCTGGCCGAGGCCCATGCATGGCTCGCCATTTCGCACTATGGCGCGGCGATCCACTACGGGGAAGACTTCAAGGCGAACCAGACCCTTGGTCTGGACTACGTGCAGAAGGCTATGGCACTGGATACGCATGACGCTATGGCTCAAAGCGTCCTTGGCTTCGCCCGGCTTTGCGAAGGTCAACTCGAACAGGCGGAATCCTCATTCCAGACGGCGCTCCGCATTAACCCGAACCATGCCGACACCATGGTGAACATGGCAAACTTGAGGGTTCTGGAGGGCCGCCCTCACGATGCAGTGCAAATGGCAGAAAAAGCCCTGCGCCTGAACCCTTATCCGCCGGGCTGGTATTATTGGGACATCGGGTTCGCTTACTATGCTGCCGGTCGCTATACCCAGGCGGTCAGGGTTCTCCGCAAGGAGGAAATAGGCCGGCTGCCGGCAAAACGCATCCTTGCTGCGAGCTTGGCTCAGCTTGGCCAACTGGCCGAAGCTCAGGAAGAAGCGCGCCGGTTCCTTGAGATCAATCCGCGATTTCTCGCTTCTCGCTGGGCAGCTACGCAGCCTTTTCGGCGCGATGAGGACCGGGAGCATTTCATCGACGGTTACATCAAGGCGGGCCTGCCGCTCTAG
- a CDS encoding GntR family transcriptional regulator, with protein sequence MTSADVIVRASLHNEVVSRMRQAIVEGVYPPGERLNERVLCERYSISRTPLREAFKVLALEGLVTISQNRGAVVTPLTLEEFASVIEVMSHLEVLVGRSAASRMSDEAIEEVRALHHEMCICHIKRDLSGYFRFNQQIHAMIVEGTGNPVIVSTYATLNRRVTRFRYMANLSDERWKAAIEEHEVFMRALIERDGEMLGALLRDHLLNKAAAIRLQWTERTRA encoded by the coding sequence ATGACGTCGGCAGATGTTATCGTCAGGGCCTCACTGCATAACGAGGTTGTCAGTCGTATGCGGCAGGCGATTGTGGAGGGGGTCTATCCGCCCGGAGAGCGCCTGAACGAGCGCGTGCTTTGCGAGCGCTACAGCATCTCACGCACGCCATTGCGTGAGGCGTTCAAAGTGCTTGCGCTGGAGGGACTGGTCACGATCAGCCAGAATCGCGGCGCCGTCGTAACACCGCTGACACTGGAGGAGTTCGCCTCCGTCATCGAGGTGATGAGCCATCTGGAAGTGCTGGTCGGCCGCAGCGCGGCGTCGCGCATGAGTGACGAGGCGATCGAAGAGGTGCGCGCGCTGCATCATGAAATGTGCATCTGCCATATCAAGCGCGATCTCAGCGGCTACTTCCGCTTCAATCAGCAAATTCACGCCATGATCGTCGAAGGAACGGGCAATCCGGTCATTGTGTCGACCTATGCCACGTTGAATCGCAGGGTGACGCGTTTCCGCTACATGGCAAACCTGTCCGATGAGCGCTGGAAAGCCGCCATCGAGGAGCATGAAGTTTTCATGCGCGCATTAATCGAGCGTGACGGCGAAATGCTCGGCGCGCTCCTGCGCGATCACCTTCTCAACAAGGCCGCCGCCATCAGGCTTCAGTGGACAGAGCGGACGCGCGCATAG
- a CDS encoding aminotransferase class V-fold PLP-dependent enzyme, with amino-acid sequence MPGLKFKTEEYTASNAAWRRPGRHFLQIPGPTNTPPRVLAAMARPTIDHRGPEFAQLFRDLLRDIRRVFQTQSPVIIFPASGTGAWEAALVNTLSPGDKVLMAETGHFAMLWMALASRLGLEPELAAGDWRSGASVEGIAERLRGDAGHAIKAVCVVHNETSTGSVSDIASIRAVMDEIGHPALLMVDTISSLGSIDYRHDEWGVDVTIGGSQKGLMLPPGLAFNAVGPKAREFGRTAALTRSYFDWEPMIEACDSGMAPYTPATNLLFGLRAAIDMLDEETLPQVFARHARHAEATRRAVEAWGLEILCRNPAERSNSLTAVMMPNGAGADRLRAAILERYDMSLGNGLSRLKDRVFRIGHLGDLNDLMLVGTLGGIEMGLADCNVRVNEGGVAAALQYLRRRG; translated from the coding sequence ATGCCAGGTCTTAAATTCAAAACGGAGGAATACACCGCGTCGAACGCCGCATGGCGACGTCCAGGCAGGCATTTTCTGCAAATTCCGGGACCAACAAACACACCTCCCAGGGTACTGGCGGCGATGGCCCGTCCGACGATCGATCATCGCGGTCCGGAATTCGCACAACTCTTTCGTGATCTGCTGCGGGATATCCGCCGCGTCTTCCAGACGCAGTCGCCGGTCATCATCTTTCCCGCGTCCGGCACCGGGGCCTGGGAAGCCGCGTTGGTCAACACGCTGTCACCGGGCGACAAGGTGCTCATGGCCGAAACCGGGCATTTTGCCATGTTGTGGATGGCCCTTGCCAGCAGGCTCGGCCTTGAGCCGGAACTCGCCGCCGGCGATTGGCGAAGCGGCGCCTCGGTGGAAGGCATCGCGGAACGTCTGCGGGGGGACGCGGGACATGCCATCAAGGCGGTCTGCGTCGTCCACAACGAAACGTCCACGGGATCTGTCAGCGACATTGCGTCGATTCGTGCGGTGATGGACGAAATCGGCCATCCTGCGCTGCTCATGGTCGATACCATCAGTTCACTCGGATCGATCGACTATCGTCATGACGAGTGGGGTGTCGACGTGACGATCGGCGGCTCGCAGAAAGGCCTGATGCTTCCTCCCGGACTGGCTTTCAACGCCGTCGGTCCGAAGGCGCGTGAGTTCGGCCGGACGGCCGCGCTCACGCGCTCTTATTTTGATTGGGAACCGATGATCGAGGCCTGCGATAGCGGAATGGCCCCATATACGCCGGCGACAAACCTTCTCTTCGGCCTGCGCGCGGCGATCGACATGCTGGACGAGGAAACCCTCCCACAGGTCTTCGCCCGTCATGCCCGCCACGCCGAGGCGACGCGGCGGGCGGTCGAGGCATGGGGACTGGAAATCTTGTGCCGCAATCCGGCGGAGCGGTCGAACTCACTGACCGCGGTGATGATGCCGAATGGTGCCGGAGCCGACCGGCTGCGCGCAGCTATTCTCGAGCGCTACGACATGTCGCTCGGCAATGGCCTGTCGCGGTTGAAAGACCGTGTTTTCCGCATCGGGCACCTTGGCGACCTGAACGATCTCATGCTCGTCGGGACCCTTGGCGGCATCGAAATGGGGCTTGCAGACTGCAATGTGCGCGTCAACGAAGGAGGTGTCGCCGCGGCGCTTCAGTATCTTCGGAGGCGTGGATAG
- a CDS encoding tripartite tricarboxylate transporter TctB family protein, whose amino-acid sequence MNRKDLLSGGIFIAASLFFGTTALMTLPLGTPEDMGPGFFPVCLSIVLCLFGIAIFLRGAKDPLARIGHVPWRPVLIILAAPILFGLTALSLGLAVSVALTVALSLLAGQRQSIATALAITFGLTVFSVALFHYGLRLPIPLWPV is encoded by the coding sequence ATGAACCGGAAAGACCTCTTGAGCGGTGGCATATTCATTGCCGCCAGCCTGTTCTTCGGGACTACGGCGCTTATGACTCTGCCCTTGGGCACGCCGGAAGACATGGGTCCGGGCTTCTTTCCTGTCTGCCTCTCCATTGTCCTTTGCCTGTTCGGCATTGCTATCTTCTTGCGCGGTGCGAAGGACCCATTGGCGCGGATCGGTCATGTGCCGTGGCGCCCGGTACTTATCATCCTTGCTGCCCCGATCCTGTTCGGTCTGACGGCACTGTCCCTCGGTCTGGCAGTCTCGGTCGCCCTGACGGTCGCCCTTTCGCTGCTCGCGGGGCAACGGCAGTCGATTGCCACGGCGCTGGCGATCACCTTCGGTCTGACGGTCTTTTCGGTGGCCCTGTTTCACTACGGGCTGAGGCTGCCCATTCCTCTTTGGCCCGTTTGA
- a CDS encoding tripartite tricarboxylate transporter permease, which translates to MDLIGHLQLGLSVAFTLQNILYCFLGVLLGTLVGVLPGIGPVATIAMLLPFTFGVPPETALIMLAGIYYGAQYGGSTTAILMSLPGESSSAVTALDGHEMAKQGKAGPALAIAAIGSFVGGTVGTLCVALFAIPLTGIALKFQSADYFSLIVFGLVASIALAHGSVLKALAMVLLGLLCGLVGTDIYSGMQRFTFGYYDVADGLDFVALSVGLFGISEILRNLEAPETPRAISKIGSLWPDGATVRKCIAPVLRGTALGSFLGVLPGAGATISSFSAYAIEKKVSRSPEKFGKGAVEGVAAPETANNAAAQTSFIPMLTLGIPPTPVMALMIGAMLIQGINPGPAIISSQPNLFWGLVVSMWLGNVMLLALNLPLIGLWVRLLSIPYGIFYPAILVFCCVGVFATDLNFFDILTLSGFGLLGYVMIKCDCEPAPLLLGTVLGPLLEEYFRRAMIVSKGDLSVFITRPISATLLLLAAVVLALILFPLVRRQRETVFVE; encoded by the coding sequence TTGGATCTTATCGGCCATCTGCAACTCGGGCTGAGCGTGGCGTTCACGCTGCAGAATATTCTCTACTGTTTCCTCGGCGTGCTGCTCGGCACCCTGGTTGGTGTGCTGCCGGGCATTGGTCCGGTCGCAACCATCGCGATGTTGCTTCCCTTCACCTTTGGCGTCCCTCCGGAAACGGCACTGATCATGCTCGCGGGCATTTATTACGGTGCCCAGTATGGCGGGTCGACGACTGCAATCCTTATGAGCCTTCCGGGTGAAAGCTCATCCGCCGTGACCGCTCTGGACGGCCATGAGATGGCGAAGCAGGGGAAGGCCGGACCGGCGCTGGCGATCGCAGCCATCGGTTCCTTCGTCGGAGGCACCGTAGGAACGCTTTGCGTCGCGCTGTTTGCGATTCCGCTGACGGGCATCGCTTTGAAGTTTCAATCCGCGGACTATTTTTCACTGATCGTGTTCGGCCTCGTCGCGTCCATCGCGCTCGCCCACGGCTCGGTTCTGAAGGCCCTTGCAATGGTATTGCTTGGCCTGCTGTGCGGGCTTGTTGGCACCGACATCTATTCGGGAATGCAGCGCTTCACCTTCGGCTATTACGATGTTGCCGATGGCCTCGACTTCGTCGCCCTGTCGGTCGGCCTGTTCGGCATCTCGGAAATCCTGCGAAACCTGGAGGCCCCAGAGACGCCTCGCGCCATCAGCAAGATAGGCAGCCTGTGGCCGGACGGCGCAACCGTACGCAAATGTATCGCTCCGGTCCTGCGCGGCACCGCGCTCGGTTCCTTCCTCGGCGTGTTGCCCGGAGCAGGCGCGACGATCTCGTCCTTTTCCGCCTACGCCATCGAAAAGAAAGTGTCCCGCTCGCCCGAAAAATTCGGCAAGGGCGCCGTTGAAGGCGTTGCGGCTCCAGAGACAGCGAACAACGCCGCGGCCCAGACGTCTTTCATTCCAATGTTGACCCTTGGCATTCCGCCGACACCGGTCATGGCGCTGATGATCGGCGCCATGCTCATCCAGGGCATCAATCCCGGCCCGGCCATCATTTCCAGCCAGCCGAACCTGTTCTGGGGCCTTGTCGTGTCCATGTGGCTCGGCAATGTCATGCTGCTGGCGCTTAACCTTCCGCTGATCGGATTGTGGGTGCGCCTGCTCTCGATCCCCTATGGGATTTTCTATCCCGCGATCCTTGTCTTCTGTTGCGTCGGTGTGTTCGCAACCGATCTGAATTTCTTTGACATCCTGACCCTCTCCGGCTTCGGCCTGCTGGGCTACGTGATGATCAAGTGCGACTGCGAACCAGCGCCGCTGCTGCTCGGCACAGTTCTGGGACCGCTTCTGGAAGAATATTTCCGGCGCGCCATGATCGTCTCGAAGGGTGATCTGTCGGTCTTCATCACGCGCCCGATCAGCGCCACGCTGCTGCTGCTTGCGGCGGTGGTGCTCGCACTGATCCTTTTTCCGTTGGTTCGCCGTCAGCGCGAAACGGTCTTCGTCGAATGA
- a CDS encoding tripartite tricarboxylate transporter substrate binding protein encodes MKLLKAFAFCFALLATVGARAQENYPDHPVTFIVPYAPGGGASALAQIITKGLEAKLGQPFVIEYREGSATVIGTTAGSKAAPDGYTLLMASSAMSTNASLLDKLPYDTEGDFAPVGLIADTPLLMLASNSLGVRTVQELVDLAKSKPGDITYGSAGTGSTHQLFAEQFKKVTGVDMRHVPYKGGGPALTALLAGEISVLFSDPGPALQFIESGQIVALGVTASKPLASLPDVQPLNQLLPSFQGSAWQGVMAPKGTPEPIIDKLNKALNEVLADPEVIANLAKTGKIATPMSPSEFAEYFKADIARWRDVIASAGIKG; translated from the coding sequence ATGAAATTGCTCAAGGCATTTGCATTCTGCTTCGCCCTGCTGGCCACGGTCGGCGCGCGGGCGCAGGAGAACTACCCGGACCACCCGGTTACGTTCATAGTTCCCTATGCGCCCGGAGGCGGCGCCAGCGCTCTCGCCCAGATCATCACAAAGGGGCTGGAGGCGAAACTCGGGCAGCCTTTTGTAATCGAGTATCGTGAGGGATCGGCGACCGTCATTGGCACGACGGCAGGCTCCAAGGCCGCGCCCGACGGGTACACGCTCCTGATGGCGTCGAGCGCCATGTCGACCAATGCGAGCCTTCTCGACAAGCTGCCCTATGACACCGAGGGCGATTTCGCGCCGGTGGGTCTCATTGCCGACACACCGCTGCTCATGCTGGCGAGCAACAGCCTTGGCGTGAGGACAGTGCAGGAACTCGTCGATCTGGCCAAGTCGAAGCCGGGCGACATAACCTATGGCTCGGCCGGTACGGGCTCGACCCATCAGCTCTTCGCCGAACAGTTCAAAAAGGTGACGGGCGTCGACATGCGGCACGTTCCCTACAAGGGCGGCGGCCCGGCTCTGACAGCCTTGCTGGCCGGAGAGATTTCGGTGCTCTTCAGCGATCCGGGTCCGGCCCTGCAATTCATCGAGAGTGGCCAGATCGTGGCGCTGGGGGTAACCGCCAGCAAGCCGCTCGCGTCGCTTCCCGACGTCCAGCCTCTCAACCAGCTCCTGCCGAGCTTTCAGGGCAGCGCCTGGCAAGGGGTCATGGCGCCAAAGGGAACGCCGGAGCCAATCATCGACAAGCTCAACAAGGCGCTGAACGAGGTGCTTGCCGATCCCGAGGTCATCGCCAATCTGGCCAAGACAGGCAAGATTGCCACGCCGATGTCGCCGTCTGAGTTCGCCGAATACTTCAAGGCCGACATCGCACGCTGGCGCGACGTGATCGCATCGGCAGGTATCAAGGGCTGA